In the Staphylococcus sp. IVB6240 genome, one interval contains:
- the holA gene encoding DNA polymerase III subunit delta, with protein sequence MSYLHVVYGEVPELVDKESDQLIDQYLEKAPRDDFNFVKYNLYETELNVIMEEAMTLPFFSDKKVVLVQNSYVFTGEKVPKGIQPNIDGLIQFIENYDGETLVIFQVNAVKLDERKKVVKQLKKHATLKKVEQFTEQEMKQWVQTQLHAQFKDIKQDALDELIQLTGIHYRIVQQELEKIILFIGDQPVINKNDVVTIVNRSLEQNVFLLTEYIQKGQKDRAIQLMKDLIQLKEEPIKLLALITSNYRLYYQSLILSQKGYSQQQIAKTVGVHPYRVKLAMQQTRKYQLHQLLDIINACAETDYKLKSSYMDKVLILELFILSL encoded by the coding sequence AGAGAAGGCACCAAGAGATGATTTTAACTTTGTGAAATATAATTTATATGAGACAGAACTTAACGTTATTATGGAGGAGGCAATGACACTGCCGTTCTTCTCTGACAAAAAAGTCGTGTTAGTACAAAATAGTTATGTATTTACAGGAGAAAAAGTACCAAAAGGAATACAACCTAATATTGATGGTTTGATTCAATTTATCGAAAATTATGATGGAGAGACACTAGTGATATTTCAAGTGAATGCAGTGAAGTTGGATGAACGAAAAAAGGTTGTAAAACAATTAAAAAAACATGCAACTTTAAAGAAAGTTGAACAATTTACAGAACAAGAAATGAAACAATGGGTTCAAACACAACTTCATGCACAGTTTAAAGATATTAAACAAGATGCTTTAGATGAACTTATCCAATTAACAGGAATTCATTATCGTATTGTTCAACAAGAACTTGAAAAAATCATTTTATTTATTGGAGATCAACCAGTTATTAATAAAAATGATGTAGTAACGATTGTAAATAGAAGTTTGGAACAGAATGTCTTTTTATTAACGGAATACATCCAAAAAGGCCAGAAAGATCGTGCCATTCAACTGATGAAAGATTTAATTCAATTAAAAGAAGAACCCATCAAGTTGTTAGCTTTAATCACCAGTAACTATCGTCTATACTATCAATCTTTAATTCTCAGTCAAAAGGGATATTCTCAGCAACAAATTGCGAAAACGGTCGGTGTTCATCCATACCGCGTAAAACTAGCCATGCAACAAACAAGAAAATATCAACTTCATCAATTATTAGATATTATCAACGCATGTGCTGAAACAGATTATAAGCTAAAATCTTCATATATGGATAAGGTCCTGATTTTAGAGTTGTTTATATTAAGTCTATAA
- the rpsT gene encoding 30S ribosomal protein S20: MPNIKSAIKRVKTTQVAESQNISQKNDMRSAVKNAKKAIETNADNKQELVSKAIKRIDKAAQKNLIHSNKADRMKSKLMSAK, translated from the coding sequence ATGCCAAACATTAAATCTGCTATTAAACGTGTTAAAACGACACAAGTAGCTGAGAGCCAAAACATTTCACAAAAAAATGATATGCGTTCTGCAGTGAAAAATGCAAAAAAAGCAATCGAAACTAATGCTGACAATAAACAAGAATTAGTAAGCAAAGCAATCAAACGTATTGATAAAGCTGCGCAAAAGAATTTAATTCATTCTAACAAAGCTGATAGAATGAAATCTAAATTAATGTCAGCAAAATAA
- the lepA gene encoding translation elongation factor 4 yields the protein MNNNERLNRRKNIRNFSIIAHIDHGKSTLADRILENTKSVESREMQAQLLDSMDLERERGITIKLNAVRLKYEAKDGETYTFHLIDTPGHVDFTYEVSRSLAACEGAILVVDAAQGIEAQTLANVYLALDNDLELIPVINKIDLPAAEPERVKQEVEDVIGLDKDDAVLASAKSNIGIDEILEKIVEIVPAPDGDPSAPLKALIFDSEYDPYRGVVSSIRVVDGVVKAGDRIKMMATGKSFEVTEVGINTPKQLPIDELTVGDVGYIIASIKNVDDSRVGDTITHEDNPASEPLQGYKKMNPMVYCGLFPIDNKDYNDLREALEKLQLNDASLEFEPESSKALGFGYRTGFLGMLHMEIIQERIEREFGIELIATAPSVIYTVVLRNGESIKVDNPAQMPDRDQIEKVFEPYVRATMMVPNDYVGAVMELCQRKRGQFITMDYLDDIRVSIVYELPLSEVVFDFFDQLKSNTKGYASFDYEFIENKESNLVKMDILLNGDKVDALSFIVHRDFAYERGRVLVEKLKTLIPRQQFEVPVQAAIGQKIVARTNIKSMGKNVLSKCYGGDISRKRKLLEKQKAGKAKMKAVGSVEIPQDAFLAVLKMDDE from the coding sequence ATGAACAATAATGAACGTTTAAACAGACGTAAAAATATAAGAAATTTTTCGATCATTGCCCACATTGACCATGGTAAGTCAACATTGGCGGATCGAATTTTAGAAAATACAAAATCAGTAGAATCACGTGAAATGCAAGCACAATTACTAGATTCAATGGATTTAGAGCGTGAACGTGGTATTACCATTAAATTAAATGCCGTTCGTTTAAAATATGAAGCAAAAGATGGCGAAACATATACATTCCATTTAATTGATACACCTGGGCATGTCGACTTTACATATGAAGTTTCTCGTTCATTAGCTGCATGTGAAGGTGCAATTTTAGTTGTGGATGCGGCACAAGGTATCGAAGCGCAAACTTTAGCAAATGTTTATCTTGCTTTAGATAATGACCTTGAATTAATTCCTGTTATCAACAAAATTGATTTACCTGCTGCTGAGCCGGAACGTGTAAAACAAGAAGTAGAAGATGTGATTGGCTTAGATAAAGATGATGCTGTCTTAGCAAGTGCGAAGTCTAATATCGGTATCGATGAGATTTTAGAAAAGATTGTTGAAATCGTCCCAGCACCAGATGGCGATCCTTCTGCACCTCTTAAAGCATTAATCTTTGACTCTGAATATGACCCATATCGTGGGGTTGTCTCTTCTATAAGAGTCGTTGACGGTGTTGTAAAAGCAGGAGACCGTATTAAAATGATGGCGACTGGTAAAAGCTTCGAAGTAACAGAAGTAGGGATCAATACGCCTAAACAATTACCCATTGATGAACTTACAGTGGGTGATGTAGGTTATATTATTGCGAGTATTAAAAATGTGGATGATTCTCGTGTAGGTGATACAATTACGCATGAGGACAATCCAGCTTCTGAACCTTTACAAGGGTATAAAAAAATGAATCCAATGGTATATTGTGGTCTTTTCCCAATCGATAATAAAGATTACAATGATCTGCGTGAAGCGTTAGAAAAATTACAGTTGAACGATGCTTCTCTAGAATTTGAACCTGAATCATCAAAAGCACTGGGCTTTGGTTATCGTACAGGTTTCTTAGGTATGCTGCATATGGAAATTATTCAAGAACGTATTGAACGTGAATTTGGCATAGAGTTAATTGCCACAGCGCCATCTGTAATTTATACAGTTGTGTTGAGAAATGGCGAATCAATTAAAGTGGATAACCCTGCGCAAATGCCTGACCGTGATCAAATTGAAAAAGTATTTGAACCATACGTACGTGCAACAATGATGGTACCAAATGATTATGTGGGTGCTGTAATGGAACTATGTCAACGTAAGCGTGGTCAATTTATCACAATGGATTATTTAGATGATATCCGAGTAAGTATTGTTTACGAACTACCATTATCAGAAGTTGTATTTGATTTCTTTGATCAGTTGAAATCGAATACAAAAGGTTATGCGTCATTTGACTATGAATTCATTGAAAACAAAGAAAGTAATCTTGTTAAAATGGATATTTTATTAAATGGTGATAAAGTAGATGCCTTAAGCTTTATTGTGCACCGTGATTTTGCATATGAACGTGGTAGAGTGCTTGTTGAAAAATTAAAAACGTTGATCCCTAGACAACAATTCGAAGTACCGGTACAAGCAGCGATTGGTCAAAAAATCGTGGCACGTACAAATATCAAATCAATGGGTAAAAACGTACTTTCAAAATGTTACGGTGGGGATATTAGCCGTAAACGTAAGTTGCTTGAAAAACAAAAAGCTGGTAAAGCGAAGATGAAGGCCGTTGGTAGTGTTGAAATTCCACAAGATGCCTTCTTAGCAGTTCTAAAAATGGATGACGAATAA
- the hemW gene encoding radical SAM family heme chaperone HemW, translating into MQKVKSAYIHIPFCAKICTYCDFNKYFIQHQPVDDYLTSLITEMSWVGKQKLSTMFVGGGTPTALSEAQLERLLVAIQKQFDITDEYTFEANPDELTEGKVALLKKYGVNRLSLGVQTFDEDLLKVLGRSHQREDIYSAVENARKYQISSISIDLMYQLPGQTMTQFEESLEEALSLNIDHISSYGLILEKQTQFYNLYQRGELNEPDEDLGAEMYHFMIEKLGQHGFKQYEISNFAREGHSSAHNKVYWKNENYYGFGAGASGYVNGVRYSNTNPVNHYIEQVSQNKRPVRTEETLTKQEKMEEEMFLGLRMNEGVEKSRFNKKYHIELLNYYQDEIEDLKAKNLIYETPTHIALTEEGRVIGNYVFEAFIK; encoded by the coding sequence ATGCAAAAAGTAAAAAGCGCTTATATTCACATACCTTTCTGCGCAAAAATTTGTACTTATTGTGATTTTAATAAGTATTTTATACAACACCAACCTGTTGATGATTATTTAACAAGCTTGATTACGGAAATGTCTTGGGTCGGTAAACAAAAATTATCCACGATGTTTGTGGGTGGTGGGACGCCGACAGCACTTTCTGAAGCACAGTTAGAGCGATTATTAGTGGCAATACAAAAACAATTTGATATTACTGACGAATATACTTTTGAAGCAAATCCAGATGAATTAACTGAAGGGAAAGTAGCGTTGCTTAAAAAATATGGTGTGAATCGCTTATCATTAGGTGTTCAAACCTTTGATGAGGACTTACTTAAAGTATTAGGGCGTAGTCATCAACGTGAAGATATTTATTCAGCTGTAGAAAATGCGCGTAAATATCAAATTTCTTCTATCAGTATTGATTTGATGTATCAACTCCCTGGACAGACGATGACGCAGTTTGAAGAAAGTCTTGAGGAGGCGCTTTCTCTAAATATTGATCATATCTCAAGTTATGGTCTGATATTAGAAAAACAAACACAATTTTATAACTTGTATCAACGTGGAGAATTAAATGAACCAGATGAAGATCTTGGTGCAGAGATGTATCATTTTATGATTGAAAAGTTAGGACAGCATGGATTTAAGCAATATGAGATTTCTAACTTTGCACGTGAAGGCCATTCATCTGCTCATAACAAAGTTTATTGGAAAAATGAAAACTATTATGGTTTTGGAGCGGGTGCTAGCGGTTATGTAAATGGCGTGAGGTATTCTAATACCAATCCTGTAAATCATTACATTGAACAGGTTTCACAAAACAAAAGACCGGTTCGTACGGAAGAGACTTTGACAAAACAAGAGAAAATGGAAGAAGAAATGTTTCTAGGATTACGTATGAATGAGGGTGTTGAAAAATCACGTTTTAATAAAAAATATCATATTGAACTCTTAAATTATTATCAAGATGAAATAGAGGACTTAAAAGCTAAAAATTTAATCTATGAAACGCCAACACACATTGCCTTAACAGAAGAGGGAAGAGTGATTGGAAACTATGTTTTTGAGGCTTTTATCAAATAA
- the hrcA gene encoding heat-inducible transcriptional repressor HrcA, producing the protein MITQRQISILNAIVEDYVELGQPIGSTTLIKRHNVQVSPATIRNEMKLLEENRLIEKTHSSSGRVPSEAGFRLYVNQLLQQKNVNEPQSKLNLNTLFSENHFDISTTLNRLAQLFSDRTHYTTIVVGPDHSKSPIIDAHLIKVNPQHLIVVLIYQTGHVKHLHLSSSVAVEDKTVIKISNYISKNLEVFLNNGQQQHIDTYRLMGFDDDEVTVLLQVYYLLRKHLNSESSRIYLGGKHQLIERLDETTVTSIQPILKYVESGKITQLIDQISDAPIHISIGSEIDQNLQGIAIVTRPYTLTNDIEGHIAVVGPTAMRYQNVIQLLSQTR; encoded by the coding sequence ATGATTACTCAAAGGCAAATAAGTATTTTAAATGCAATTGTTGAAGATTATGTTGAATTAGGCCAACCCATTGGTTCAACCACATTAATAAAGCGACATAACGTTCAAGTAAGTCCAGCTACAATTCGAAATGAAATGAAGTTACTGGAAGAAAATCGTTTGATTGAAAAGACGCATTCATCATCTGGGCGTGTCCCATCTGAAGCTGGTTTTCGACTTTATGTGAATCAGTTATTACAGCAAAAAAATGTGAATGAACCTCAAAGCAAACTAAATCTGAACACATTGTTTAGTGAGAATCATTTTGATATTTCTACTACGCTAAATCGTCTCGCACAATTGTTTTCAGACCGAACGCATTATACGACGATTGTAGTAGGTCCTGATCATAGCAAGTCACCGATTATTGATGCCCATTTGATTAAGGTTAATCCACAACATCTCATCGTGGTATTAATATATCAAACAGGTCATGTCAAACACCTACATTTGTCATCAAGCGTTGCTGTTGAAGATAAAACAGTTATTAAAATATCTAATTATATTTCAAAAAATCTTGAAGTATTTCTAAATAACGGTCAACAACAGCATATCGATACGTATCGACTGATGGGGTTTGATGATGATGAGGTGACAGTCCTATTACAGGTATACTATTTATTGCGGAAACATTTAAATTCCGAATCATCACGTATCTATTTAGGTGGTAAACATCAATTGATAGAAAGACTAGATGAGACAACTGTGACATCGATACAACCTATATTAAAGTATGTTGAATCTGGTAAGATTACACAATTAATCGATCAAATATCTGATGCACCTATTCATATTAGTATCGGTTCTGAAATTGATCAGAACTTACAAGGGATTGCGATAGTGACCAGACCTTATACACTTACAAATGATATAGAAGGTCACATAGCAGTCGTTGGCCCAACAGCAATGCGTTATCAAAATGTGATACAATTGCTAAGTCAAACGAGATAA
- the grpE gene encoding nucleotide exchange factor GrpE, translating to MPEDKELREEVNEETTEETVDPNTVEDENVDTQETVEETETASEPTLEQQVETLKSEVEAAQEKYLRLYAEFENYKRRIQNEADIQKTYRAQSVLTDVLPTLDNIERALQIEGDDESFVSLKKGVQMVYDSLIKALEDNGLERIKAEGEQFDPNYHQAVIQDDNPEFESGAVTEELQLGYKLKDRVLRASMVKVNQ from the coding sequence ATGCCAGAAGATAAAGAATTACGTGAAGAAGTTAACGAAGAAACAACTGAAGAAACTGTCGACCCTAATACAGTAGAAGATGAAAATGTTGATACTCAAGAAACTGTAGAGGAAACAGAAACTGCAAGTGAACCTACTTTAGAACAACAAGTGGAAACTTTAAAATCTGAAGTAGAAGCTGCTCAAGAAAAATATTTGAGATTATATGCAGAATTTGAAAATTACAAACGCCGTATTCAAAATGAAGCGGATATTCAAAAAACATACCGTGCGCAATCAGTATTAACAGATGTGTTACCAACACTTGATAATATTGAAAGAGCGCTACAAATAGAAGGCGATGACGAATCATTCGTTTCACTAAAAAAAGGTGTACAAATGGTTTATGATAGTCTCATTAAAGCACTTGAAGATAATGGATTAGAGCGTATCAAAGCAGAGGGTGAACAATTCGATCCGAACTATCACCAAGCTGTTATTCAAGACGACAATCCAGAATTTGAATCTGGTGCAGTAACTGAAGAATTGCAATTAGGATATAAATTAAAAGACCGCGTATTACGCGCATCAATGGTTAAAGTAAATCAATAA